From Puniceicoccaceae bacterium, a single genomic window includes:
- a CDS encoding two-component regulator propeller domain-containing protein, with the protein MYGRLHSILLRRCVWIALAVFGFAGNLVSRPMPDFSKFLQITTDQGLPGETIRSIEQDSNGLIWIAIEGVGLAKYNGHDYRLYQHDAADPTSLSNNNVEELFIDSRNRLWVGTMLGVNCFNPETETFERFVATDSAANALSGNTVYAIEEDVNGVLWFGTERGIFYFNESQERFVSVGYEVEGQPERRTLPLVYGIYSDHRGILWVASSGGLFRIDPNTGDCQRIKCTAQRSGGKKPTEFFAVCEDLHGGLWIGTDLGLIRYDFNSGEDAFFNLSEHGREPKESDVSCMLLDRRGFLWVGTWNAGLRIIDPESGEMVGRYDDPRISKGMRSNFIRDLYEDKNGLIWIGTKFGGIHLYDSRREMFRHVQGSPWFEDGLKDSAVFALAAQGNELWVGTLYSGAYRYDPETGESVHYAPKTEHSHGIVASRVEGIQVEDPQNVWLSTLGGLTLINPQTNEITNYPFGVCRSISPIGDGQYLVATSNGVYFFDPSSGTFDSRSPAGRESLSLLAEIDTRTLFRDRSGSIWIATYLHGLWRYDPVRDQLEKITLFAEQGTKAKLPQVRTPRFFEQDEQGKLWIGTRLEGLFGVDPETLQARRYGVEDGLPTQSIYGIVTDTDGTLWLSSNRGIIRFNPESSEAEVFDMAYGIQGMIFENHSAAQTENGWIFFGGANGFNQFKPDQVRRLRYEAPLVFSSIRINGEDRFRNGTEVPELMLEHHENVVSINFSLLDYSFPGSNRYRYRLYGIDADWIESGSRNAVRYTSIPPGEYRFEVYGVNPNESDYSHGGKGSFAFTVLNPFWKKAWFRYVVLLTLLMVLIAIHLSGIRRERAQKQRLEAQVAERTGELQRVNAQLREQKEQLASQGREIEHQNRQLLLNKTDLEKTVRERTLELETAKERAEKSDRLKSAFIANMSHEIRTPLNAIMGFSHLIAEESEGNPEFEEYVQRIAENSEMLVHLLDDIIDFSIIESGNVKLVLTELDVVEFAESLSVDFEQYVRERASAEVQFRFDNRLPPDAIPVVMTDRIRLRQILSNYISNACKFTVRGEVVLGVEMTDLANLRFWVADSGRGIREEDQVAVFERFFKVVDGEGAFIPGTGLGLSICKSLAEHLGVELGLQSTPGKGSVFEVRMPIHGVGLTEGELHGKSVEESVLCNAPDWSDRLILVAEDIDLNYMLICKILEPTGVTVIRARDGEEAVRLFEQCDPKPDLLLFDIKMPKLTGVEALTQIRKLSPDIPAVAQTAHAMDTEVHEILGQGFQQCITKPFQIERFLSVIAPFME; encoded by the coding sequence ATGTACGGCAGGCTGCATTCCATCCTCCTGAGACGATGTGTTTGGATCGCACTGGCGGTGTTCGGATTTGCGGGAAATCTTGTTTCCCGTCCGATGCCGGATTTTTCCAAATTTCTGCAGATCACAACTGACCAGGGGTTGCCTGGAGAGACCATTCGCAGCATTGAGCAGGATTCCAACGGGCTGATCTGGATTGCAATCGAAGGTGTCGGACTGGCGAAATACAATGGGCACGATTATCGACTCTACCAGCATGATGCGGCAGATCCGACCTCGCTGAGCAACAACAACGTGGAGGAGCTGTTTATCGATTCCCGGAATCGTTTGTGGGTCGGTACGATGCTCGGTGTGAACTGCTTCAATCCAGAAACGGAGACATTTGAGCGATTTGTGGCGACTGACTCTGCAGCTAATGCTCTGTCAGGCAATACGGTGTATGCCATTGAGGAAGATGTGAACGGAGTTCTCTGGTTTGGAACGGAGCGCGGGATCTTTTATTTCAATGAGAGCCAGGAACGTTTTGTCAGTGTTGGCTATGAAGTGGAAGGACAGCCTGAACGACGAACTTTACCGCTGGTGTATGGAATCTATTCGGATCACCGGGGAATCCTGTGGGTTGCTAGCTCAGGTGGACTGTTCAGGATTGATCCCAACACTGGAGACTGTCAGCGCATCAAGTGTACTGCACAGCGCAGCGGAGGAAAAAAGCCGACAGAGTTTTTTGCGGTTTGCGAGGATCTGCACGGTGGACTCTGGATCGGAACCGATTTGGGGTTGATCCGCTACGATTTCAATTCGGGTGAAGACGCGTTCTTCAACCTGTCCGAGCATGGAAGGGAACCGAAAGAATCCGATGTTTCCTGCATGCTGCTCGACAGGCGTGGATTCCTTTGGGTGGGCACCTGGAATGCGGGTCTGCGCATTATCGATCCCGAAAGTGGGGAAATGGTGGGACGTTATGATGATCCTCGTATTTCCAAAGGGATGCGCAGTAATTTCATACGGGACCTGTATGAGGATAAGAATGGATTGATCTGGATTGGTACCAAATTTGGCGGCATCCACCTCTATGATTCCCGTCGGGAAATGTTCAGGCATGTTCAGGGTTCGCCCTGGTTTGAAGACGGATTGAAGGACTCGGCTGTCTTTGCGCTCGCTGCACAGGGAAATGAACTCTGGGTGGGGACCTTGTATTCGGGAGCCTATCGCTACGACCCGGAGACCGGGGAGAGCGTGCACTATGCTCCCAAAACCGAGCATAGCCACGGTATTGTTGCCAGTCGGGTCGAGGGCATACAAGTGGAGGATCCGCAGAACGTCTGGCTGTCCACGCTTGGTGGGTTGACCCTGATTAATCCACAAACGAATGAGATTACCAACTATCCTTTTGGGGTGTGCCGCAGCATATCGCCGATTGGGGATGGGCAATACCTCGTTGCAACCTCAAACGGGGTTTATTTCTTTGATCCGTCGAGTGGAACTTTTGATTCGCGCTCCCCGGCAGGACGGGAAAGCCTGAGTTTACTTGCTGAAATCGACACGCGAACCCTTTTCAGGGACCGCAGCGGCAGTATTTGGATTGCCACCTATCTCCATGGACTGTGGCGATATGATCCGGTCCGCGATCAGCTTGAAAAAATTACACTCTTTGCCGAACAAGGGACTAAAGCCAAACTTCCTCAAGTGCGCACACCCCGGTTTTTTGAGCAAGATGAACAGGGGAAACTTTGGATCGGTACTCGACTGGAGGGGTTGTTTGGAGTGGATCCTGAGACGCTTCAGGCTCGTCGGTATGGTGTAGAAGATGGACTGCCAACACAGTCGATCTACGGAATTGTGACCGATACCGATGGCACACTTTGGTTGTCGTCAAACCGGGGTATCATTCGCTTCAACCCGGAATCATCCGAAGCCGAAGTGTTCGATATGGCCTATGGGATTCAGGGTATGATTTTTGAGAATCACAGTGCTGCTCAGACGGAAAATGGCTGGATCTTTTTCGGTGGGGCCAATGGTTTCAATCAGTTCAAACCGGATCAAGTGAGACGGCTTCGCTATGAAGCACCATTGGTGTTCTCATCGATCCGAATAAATGGGGAAGATCGCTTCCGTAACGGAACGGAGGTCCCGGAGTTGATGCTGGAACATCATGAGAACGTGGTCAGCATCAATTTTTCTCTGCTCGACTACAGTTTTCCAGGTTCAAACCGCTACCGATACCGTCTGTATGGCATTGACGCCGATTGGATCGAATCGGGATCCCGAAATGCGGTGCGATATACCTCCATCCCCCCTGGGGAATATCGATTTGAAGTTTATGGAGTGAACCCGAATGAATCTGATTATTCTCACGGGGGCAAAGGCTCATTTGCGTTTACCGTTCTAAACCCCTTCTGGAAAAAGGCGTGGTTTCGCTATGTTGTGTTGCTAACCCTCCTGATGGTATTGATTGCCATTCACCTCAGCGGCATCCGTCGTGAGCGTGCCCAAAAGCAACGGCTCGAGGCTCAGGTTGCAGAGCGCACGGGAGAACTTCAGCGTGTAAACGCACAACTTCGCGAGCAGAAGGAACAGTTGGCGTCTCAGGGGAGGGAGATTGAGCATCAAAACCGGCAACTGTTGCTGAACAAGACGGATCTTGAAAAGACGGTCAGGGAGCGAACGCTTGAGCTTGAGACCGCAAAAGAACGGGCGGAGAAATCGGACCGCCTGAAATCTGCCTTTATTGCGAACATGTCCCACGAAATCCGAACACCGCTGAATGCGATCATGGGATTTTCCCATCTCATCGCGGAGGAGTCGGAGGGGAATCCTGAGTTTGAGGAATATGTGCAGCGCATTGCGGAGAACTCGGAGATGCTGGTGCATTTGCTCGATGACATCATCGATTTTTCGATCATTGAATCGGGCAACGTGAAACTGGTTCTGACGGAGTTGGATGTGGTGGAGTTTGCCGAAAGTCTCAGCGTTGATTTTGAGCAGTATGTGCGTGAACGTGCATCGGCTGAGGTGCAATTCCGGTTTGACAACCGCTTGCCGCCGGACGCCATACCTGTGGTGATGACGGACCGCATCCGCTTGCGTCAGATCCTCTCCAACTACATTTCAAACGCCTGTAAGTTCACCGTGCGTGGTGAAGTGGTATTGGGGGTCGAGATGACGGACCTTGCCAATCTGAGGTTTTGGGTCGCCGACAGTGGACGTGGCATTCGTGAAGAAGACCAGGTGGCGGTCTTTGAGCGATTTTTTAAGGTCGTGGATGGCGAAGGAGCGTTTATTCCCGGAACGGGGCTGGGTCTGTCGATCTGCAAAAGCCTTGCCGAACATCTCGGGGTGGAGTTGGGCTTGCAGTCGACACCGGGCAAGGGTTCTGTATTTGAGGTCCGGATGCCCATCCATGGCGTAGGTTTGACTGAGGGAGAACTGCATGGAAAGTCTGTAGAGGAAAGTGTGTTATGTAACGCACCCGACTGGTCGGACCGTCTCATCTTGGTGGCCGAGGACATCGACCTCAATTACATGCTGATCTGCAAAATTCTGGAACCCACCGGAGTCACTGTCATTCGAGCCAGAGATGGAGAAGAGGCGGTGCGCTTGTTTGAGCAATGTGACCCTAAGCCGGACCTGTTGCTGTTTGATATCAAAATGCCAAAACTCACGGGTGTGGAAGCCCTTACCCAAATTCGAAAACTGTCACCAGACATTCCAGCCGTAGCCCAAACCGCCCATGCCATGGATACGGAGGTACACGAAATCCTTGGGCAGGGATTTCAGCAGTGCATTACCAAACCCTTCCAGATCGAACGTTTTCTCAGTGTCATTGCTCCATTCATGGAGTGA
- a CDS encoding glycoside hydrolase family 2 TIM barrel-domain containing protein — MKRYLNPLQCCTLLTVLLALKLSASTVTTLSDGWYFQHGELQETDFNPDLPLDDWLAVTVPHDWAIAGPFDTTPDVHGGTGRLPWKGIARYRRSIEFSETAADQRHYLDFDGVMANAKVYLNGELAGQWDYGYTPFRIDLTPHVRAGQRNLLVVEVDTREWYSRWYPGAGIYRKVQLVSTQPVHFANWGVFSRLADPERVDLLHVEATVENHRQINSAVQIRFTLRDGSETIASADTTLELSADSQATTKVELMIDNPRRWDIDDPHLYQLHSELLLDGVGVDAMTTPVGLRTIRFTANDGFYLNGRRVQLKGVNLHHDLGPLGAAFNTSAARRQLEIMQSMGVNAIRTAHNPSAREVLELCDEMGLLVWDEAFDKWEATAGRRAVDDPPLDTFGKRHLEAMIYRDRNHPSVIVWSIGNELLGGEMGITPENVSMMTAFAKQADDSRPIALGCHIPSLSYGGNFDALDLTGWNYARRYATFREQYPDKPIHYSESASTLSTRGYYAFPLPVRHTDTLDSHQMSSYDLGSAAWSDIPDVEFQLMEQDDWVHGEFVWTGFDYLGEPTPYDLHARSSYFGIVDLCGFKKDRFYLYQSHWRPDHNSVHILPHWNWPDRIGKTVPVFVYTNGDSAELFLNGNSLGMRRKGERPDRPANLLDSAKLTLNGEPANDALQALRDGDPETRWNGAQPGPGDRLIFDFGEAQTVGYLALQFGEPEKYYGYTVWGSEDGENWRFLLEKPTSSIPQWGGPERIYHAVEGEFQLLRIQFERVMQEDRNRSVSLRELAIFPEAVESDYFDVTYDYRLRWNEVSYEPGELRAVAYKNGEVIAESTVETTGDPVSVRLSPDRQSINASQDELVFITVELIDAEGRPCPTAMHEIAFDICEMGQLAGTGNGNPLSFESFHSSTQSLWAGKALLIVRAAPGATEPITIHAHAEGMQSATITVDLD, encoded by the coding sequence ATGAAACGTTACCTCAATCCACTGCAGTGCTGCACCTTGCTCACCGTTCTGCTGGCCCTGAAACTGAGTGCCTCAACCGTCACCACGCTCTCCGACGGCTGGTATTTTCAGCATGGAGAACTTCAGGAAACCGACTTCAATCCCGACCTGCCACTTGACGATTGGCTGGCAGTCACCGTGCCACACGACTGGGCAATTGCGGGTCCGTTCGACACCACTCCCGATGTGCATGGCGGCACGGGTCGCCTGCCCTGGAAGGGGATTGCGCGATATCGCCGCAGTATTGAGTTTTCTGAAACCGCTGCCGATCAGCGACACTACCTCGACTTTGACGGGGTCATGGCCAATGCAAAGGTTTATCTCAATGGCGAACTCGCGGGTCAATGGGACTACGGATATACGCCTTTTCGCATCGACCTCACACCGCATGTCCGCGCTGGGCAACGCAACCTGCTGGTCGTCGAAGTGGATACACGCGAGTGGTATTCCCGCTGGTATCCAGGCGCCGGAATCTACCGCAAGGTACAGCTTGTGAGCACTCAACCGGTTCACTTTGCCAACTGGGGGGTATTCTCGCGTCTTGCCGATCCCGAACGCGTGGACCTGCTTCACGTCGAAGCCACTGTGGAAAATCATCGGCAGATAAACAGCGCCGTTCAAATCCGTTTCACCCTGCGCGATGGTTCCGAAACCATAGCCTCTGCCGATACCACCCTTGAGCTTTCCGCCGATTCGCAAGCCACCACGAAGGTTGAACTCATGATCGACAATCCGCGTCGCTGGGATATTGACGATCCGCACCTCTACCAGCTGCACAGTGAGCTGCTGCTCGACGGTGTGGGGGTTGATGCGATGACCACTCCCGTGGGGTTGCGCACCATCCGCTTCACCGCAAATGATGGATTCTATCTCAACGGTCGTCGGGTACAACTCAAGGGCGTCAACCTGCATCACGATCTCGGACCGCTCGGAGCCGCGTTCAATACTTCTGCAGCCCGACGCCAGCTCGAGATCATGCAATCCATGGGCGTGAACGCGATTCGCACGGCGCACAACCCTTCGGCCAGGGAAGTGCTTGAACTCTGCGATGAAATGGGGCTGCTCGTCTGGGACGAAGCGTTCGATAAATGGGAGGCCACCGCAGGTCGCCGAGCAGTCGATGATCCGCCACTCGACACCTTTGGCAAGCGTCACCTTGAGGCGATGATCTACCGTGACCGCAACCATCCCAGCGTGATCGTCTGGTCCATTGGCAATGAATTGCTCGGCGGAGAAATGGGCATTACTCCCGAAAATGTGTCCATGATGACCGCCTTTGCCAAGCAGGCCGACGACAGCCGCCCCATTGCACTGGGTTGCCACATTCCCAGCCTGAGCTACGGCGGCAACTTTGACGCACTCGACCTCACGGGTTGGAACTACGCTCGCCGCTATGCCACCTTTCGCGAGCAATACCCCGACAAACCCATTCACTACAGCGAGTCCGCCTCCACTCTCAGCACGCGTGGGTATTATGCCTTCCCGCTGCCAGTGCGTCACACCGATACGCTCGACAGTCATCAGATGAGTTCCTACGACCTCGGCTCAGCCGCATGGTCCGATATTCCCGATGTGGAATTCCAGCTGATGGAGCAGGATGACTGGGTACACGGAGAGTTTGTGTGGACCGGATTCGACTACCTCGGTGAACCAACGCCCTACGATCTGCACGCACGCAGCTCCTATTTTGGCATCGTCGATTTGTGCGGGTTCAAGAAGGATCGTTTCTACCTCTACCAAAGCCATTGGCGGCCCGATCATAACAGTGTGCACATCCTTCCCCACTGGAACTGGCCCGACCGCATTGGTAAAACTGTTCCGGTCTTCGTTTATACCAACGGAGACAGTGCCGAACTCTTCCTCAATGGAAATTCCCTCGGCATGCGCCGCAAGGGGGAGCGCCCTGATCGCCCCGCCAATCTCCTCGACTCTGCCAAGCTCACGCTCAACGGTGAACCCGCCAACGATGCCCTTCAGGCCCTTCGGGATGGTGACCCGGAAACCCGTTGGAATGGTGCTCAGCCCGGCCCTGGTGACCGCCTGATCTTTGATTTTGGTGAAGCGCAAACCGTCGGATACCTCGCCCTGCAATTTGGAGAACCCGAAAAATACTACGGTTACACGGTCTGGGGAAGTGAGGATGGAGAAAACTGGCGTTTTCTGCTCGAAAAACCGACCAGCTCCATTCCCCAATGGGGAGGTCCAGAGCGCATCTATCATGCAGTTGAGGGAGAGTTTCAGCTGCTGCGCATCCAGTTCGAGCGCGTCATGCAGGAAGACCGTAACCGCTCCGTCTCCCTGCGCGAACTCGCCATCTTTCCCGAAGCGGTAGAGTCCGACTATTTTGACGTCACCTACGACTATCGCCTGCGCTGGAATGAGGTGAGCTATGAACCCGGAGAACTTCGAGCAGTTGCCTACAAGAATGGTGAAGTCATCGCCGAAAGCACCGTCGAAACCACGGGTGACCCGGTATCTGTTCGCCTGAGTCCGGACCGGCAGTCCATCAACGCTTCACAGGACGAACTCGTGTTCATCACCGTCGAGTTAATCGATGCCGAAGGACGCCCCTGTCCAACCGCAATGCACGAGATTGCCTTTGACATCTGCGAAATGGGGCAGCTCGCTGGTACCGGCAATGGCAATCCACTCTCATTTGAGTCCTTCCACAGCTCCACCCAAAGCCTTTGGGCGGGCAAGGCCTTGCTCATCGTGCGTGCCGCTCCCGGTGCAACCGAACCCATCACCATTCACGCCCACGCTGAGGGCATGCAGTCCGCCACCATCACCGTGGACCTCGATTGA
- a CDS encoding glycoside hydrolase N-terminal domain-containing protein — YQMLAALYLSFPHDSASQYRRELNLLDATARISYSHRGIHFQREFFSSFPDQVMGIRLSADQKGALDFTVSLRRPQTSATVSHPAANRILLSGQMQEPYGAEGLRYATLLSIELREGTIQSLEDGSLSISGADEAILWITTATNYAGMLSYPNFLSNDDPVTTVTHTLDGLDLSDWSTLHQRHVHDHRSLYERTTLKLYPDSANPAAPLPTDQRLQRVIEGSPDPVLDQLYFNFGKYLLIASSRPGALPANLQGLWSDAIWDAKEQSWNYYTPWNGDYHTNINVQMNYWPAQVLQLFECAEPLNDLIRGMVAPGEQTARIQHACGGWTVHTLHNVWGSTVPGGWATWGHFPMAGPWMTSHLWEHYRFTQDEAFLASVWPVIEGSARFVMDWLVQDPETGKWVSGPSASPENKYTLPDGTEGFFCMAPTMDQMIAWQMLTIADTAQRKVLQADQWNDAYLTLRKHLKAPEIGPDGRLLEWAEAYDEPEPGHRHISHLYGLHPGDQLTLEQTPDLLEAARKSLEYRLAHGGAQTGWSRAWVINFWARLHKGSEAHHHLQQLFQHSTLPNLFDTHPPFQIDGNFGATAGICEMLLQSHETNTTGNPLLRLLPALPEEAWSTGSMEGLMARGAIQVDLQWEKGTLQSAILTAQADQRVTVVYRDTRQELLLPANTPISLSL, encoded by the coding sequence TACCAGATGCTGGCCGCCCTGTACCTGAGCTTTCCCCACGACTCAGCATCGCAATACCGGCGCGAACTCAACCTGCTCGATGCCACCGCGCGGATTTCCTACTCCCACAGGGGTATCCACTTTCAGCGCGAATTTTTCAGCAGTTTCCCCGACCAGGTGATGGGTATTCGCCTCAGTGCGGACCAGAAGGGCGCACTCGACTTCACGGTCTCGTTGCGGCGCCCACAGACCTCTGCCACTGTGAGTCATCCTGCAGCAAATCGCATCCTGCTAAGTGGACAAATGCAGGAACCGTATGGGGCTGAGGGGCTGCGCTATGCGACCTTGCTCTCCATTGAACTGAGGGAAGGTACGATCCAATCCCTCGAGGATGGCTCCCTCTCGATCAGTGGTGCTGACGAAGCGATTCTCTGGATCACGACCGCCACCAACTACGCCGGGATGCTCTCCTATCCCAACTTTCTCAGCAATGACGATCCCGTGACAACTGTGACGCACACTCTCGACGGACTCGATCTATCCGACTGGAGCACCCTGCACCAGCGGCATGTTCACGATCACCGCTCGCTCTACGAGCGCACCACGCTCAAGCTCTATCCTGACAGTGCCAACCCCGCCGCCCCGCTGCCCACCGACCAGCGCCTGCAGCGTGTGATCGAGGGCAGTCCCGACCCGGTGCTCGATCAGCTCTATTTCAATTTTGGCAAATACCTGCTCATTGCCTCCTCCCGTCCCGGGGCACTGCCCGCCAATCTTCAGGGACTGTGGTCCGATGCGATCTGGGATGCGAAGGAGCAATCCTGGAACTACTACACGCCCTGGAACGGAGACTACCATACCAACATCAATGTGCAGATGAATTACTGGCCCGCTCAAGTGCTGCAGCTCTTTGAGTGCGCCGAGCCTCTCAATGACCTGATCCGTGGCATGGTGGCACCCGGAGAGCAGACAGCACGCATCCAGCATGCCTGTGGTGGATGGACGGTGCACACCCTGCACAATGTCTGGGGTTCCACAGTGCCGGGAGGCTGGGCAACATGGGGTCACTTCCCGATGGCTGGACCATGGATGACCTCCCACCTCTGGGAACATTACCGCTTCACACAGGACGAAGCCTTCCTTGCTTCCGTTTGGCCAGTGATCGAAGGTTCCGCACGCTTTGTGATGGATTGGCTCGTGCAGGATCCGGAAACAGGGAAATGGGTATCCGGACCGTCTGCTTCCCCCGAAAACAAATATACCCTGCCCGATGGCACCGAAGGGTTCTTTTGCATGGCTCCCACCATGGATCAGATGATTGCCTGGCAAATGCTCACCATTGCCGACACCGCCCAGCGCAAGGTGTTGCAAGCCGACCAGTGGAATGATGCCTACCTCACCCTGCGCAAGCATCTCAAGGCTCCAGAAATCGGTCCCGATGGTCGCCTGCTCGAGTGGGCAGAAGCCTACGACGAACCCGAACCGGGACACCGTCACATTTCCCACCTCTATGGCCTGCACCCTGGTGATCAGCTGACCCTGGAACAAACTCCGGATCTGCTCGAGGCCGCCCGAAAATCCCTGGAATATCGTCTGGCACACGGTGGCGCACAGACCGGATGGAGTCGAGCCTGGGTGATCAATTTCTGGGCGCGCTTGCACAAGGGTTCCGAAGCCCACCACCATCTGCAGCAGTTGTTTCAGCACTCCACCCTGCCCAACTTGTTCGACACCCACCCGCCGTTCCAGATTGACGGAAACTTCGGGGCCACTGCCGGAATCTGTGAGATGCTGCTGCAAAGTCACGAAACCAACACGACGGGAAATCCCCTGTTGCGCTTGCTGCCAGCACTTCCCGAAGAGGCTTGGTCCACAGGCAGCATGGAGGGCCTCATGGCGCGCGGTGCGATCCAGGTGGATCTGCAATGGGAAAAGGGCACCTTGCAATCCGCAATCCTGACTGCGCAAGCGGATCAGCGCGTAACCGTGGTCTACCGGGATACCCGGCAAGAACTGCTGCTGCCTGCCAATACTCCCATTTCGCTTTCACTCTAA